The following proteins are co-located in the Phragmites australis chromosome 10, lpPhrAust1.1, whole genome shotgun sequence genome:
- the LOC133930767 gene encoding putative clathrin assembly protein At5g35200: MAVGGTQPTLRKYLGALKDTTAVSLAKVNSDYKELDIAIVKATNHVERPSKEKYIREIFHSISAARPRADVAYCIHALARRLSKTHNWAVALKTLIVIHRAFREVDPTFREELIKYGRSRSHMLNMAYFKDDSCAEAWDYSAWVRIYALYLEERLECFRVLKYDVETDPPRTRDLDTVALLDHLPSLQQLLFRLLACQPQGASSYNIIIQHALSMVALESVKIYTAISDGTINLVDKFFEMQRNDAIRALDIYKRATNQAERLSEFYEVCKTIHIGRGEKFLKIEQPPASFIQTMEEYVRDAPTMAQKDKAVLAIEYKKEPEEERKPASPPPAPEPEPEQEPEPEPEPVKEEARAPEPDLLGLNEPNPAVAEIEEKNALALAIVPIDDAPKAAPATFENGVTGWELALVTTPSSNETAVTSSKKLAGGLDLLTLDSLYNDANRRANQAASYNPWEAAAAAPMMQMAPAMHDPFYASGGFMAPHAVQMAAMAQQQQQAFLLQQQMMTMAAAPAPVVHQMQMQQAPGNPFGNPFTAAGAHPYGAAGMPLHAPPGNVYTGLI, from the exons ATGGCGGTTGGAGGAACTCAGCCCACCCTCAGGAAGTACCTTGGAGCCCTCAAGGACACAACGGCTGTGAGCTTGGCAAAAGTGAACAGTGATTATAAG GAATTGGACATTGCAATTGTCAAGGCCACAAACCATGTTGAGCGTCCATCAAAGGAGAAGTACATCAGAG AAATTTTTCATTCCATTTCTGCTGCAAGGCCACGGGCAGATGTAGCTTACTGCATTCATGCCCTTGCCAGACGTCTTTCCAAGACACACAACTGGGCG GTTGCACTGAAGACATTGATTGTCATACATCGTGCCTTTCGAGAAGTTGATCCCACTTTTCGTGAAGAGCTTATTAAATATGGAAGATCTAGGTCCCATATGCTGAACATGGCCTACTTTAAGGATGACTCTTGTGCGGAAG CTTGGGATTATTCTGCATGGGTGCGCATTTATGCTTTATATTTAGAGGAGAGGCTCGAATGTTTCCGAGTGCTGAAGTATGATGTGGAAACAGATCCTCCG AGGACTCGGGATCTTGATACTGTTGCTTTGCTTGATCATCTGCCATCACTACAGCAACTCCTTTTTCGGCTTCTTGCTTGCCAG CCACAAGGAGCGTCGTCGTACAATATTATAATCCAGCATGCACTTTCAATG GTTGCTTTAGAGAGTGTTAAGATCTACACCGCCATTAGTGATGGAACAATCAATCTGGTTGACAAG TTCTTTGAGATGCAAAGAAATGACGCTATTAGGGCACTTGATATATACAAAAGAGCAACTAATCAG GCTGAAAGACTCTCAGAATTTTACGAAGTGTGTAAAACTATACACATTGGGCGTGGTGAGAAGTTCTTGAAAATCGAGCAG CCTCCAGCATCATTCATACAGACTATGGAGGAGTATGTAAGAGATGCTCCCACGATGGCTCAAAAAGATAAG GCTGTACTGGCGATAGAATACAAAAAAGAGCCAGAGGAGGAAAGAAAGCCAGCTTCACCGCCTCCAGCTCCTGAACCAGAACCAGAACAAGAACCCGAGCCAGAACCGGAACCAGTGAAAGAGGAAGCGCGAGCACCTGAACCAGATTTGCTG GGTCTGAACGAACCGAACCCTGCCGTGGCTGAGATAGAAGAGAAAAATGCTTTAGCTCTAGCAATTGTTCCGATAG ATGATGCACCTAAAGCTGCTCCTGCTACCTTTGAAAATGGAGTCACAGGCTGGGAACTGGCCCTTGTCACGACACCAAGCTCAAATGAAACTGCTGTTACCTCAAGCAAGAAATTG GCTGGTGGACTGGACCTGCTCACCCTTGACAGCTTATACAACGACGCGAACCGGAGAGCAAACCAGGCAGCAAGCTACAACCCCtgggaggccgccgccgccgccccaatGATGCAGATGGCACCGGCGATGCACGACCCGTTCTACGCCTCCGGCGGGTTCATGGCGCCCCACGCGGTGCAGATGGCCGCCatggcgcagcagcagcagcaggccttcttgctgcagcagcagatgatgacGATGGCAGCGGCCCCAGCGCCGGTCGTCCACCAGATGCAGATGCAGCAGGCCCCGGGCAACCCGTTCGGCAACCCGTTCACGGCCGCCGGCGCGCACCCGTACGGCGCCGCCGGGATGCCGCTACACGCGCCGCCCGGCAACGTCTACACGGGGCTGATCTAG
- the LOC133930772 gene encoding uncharacterized protein LOC133930772 isoform X2, giving the protein MVKAQSKEYCAFGGAIFLCNHLTRKECFERKIFGLAPYCADFVEKVKAGTTLFLFDVDQRKLHGVFEATSDGAVNIIPDAYISIGQQYPSQIRFKRIWFCEPLMEGEFQDAVRKSFSIKNKFSYGLSHQQVAKLLHLFSSRNRLQCPQNPRLQDDVSREFEISSLVKETDMQSSPNSSSCGSFRSPCQTCSSSTLGEHAASLGHKLIDPMSLGESDISNVAKSNSSKSPLHTGADVGIVTIPSNQEAMDEQPTDDYIPLPQEEDALDGVDDLFGLLEDERHSSEYKGSSDSEDHTTFHQTCVRKGVERYPPMVNSKLRSDSEGRKSVFSRLVRAHETFSQRKRSKTNAFPPRSAESFNPLSQRKKQWRAPRNRPIPCHNDGMLDMPSTDRLSGVPALDYSFFWSDNGRSTKFSGVHESSEVSVKEEMRTPSLNFKQHANDSNVGGGDQDFDSEDVEEAGRKKMLATASFHQEYPSDTVLVPKGTKAMDILAISDGNCKEKSISLSSKGTYTQVARPYMETNGLLQDEQWQSIQGCFEYGEGVTSDTSLILESSKTMDSLAQQTFGDRKALSNDETGSHVAASHLGTETSFQEKQTQSVRRSHRVVNSDEILLLGKFETMYFLPNHVEDCGNKRSLPSDGSDRLVASCHRETEMSLLQKQTPNDQSCSEVVHDDKVLVPEISEVMFLKFDADSGNKGTSLGSDYREEVYNLVRNCHEVVPSDVAPVFESCGPLSNFPILHGDSANKNSLLEEASKHLSTGHQDTAMLLQDEHYHSCCGDTSSVLEYSTVDTSTGDEGSEHKNSFNQKDEVLFSVTGSEDRRNTTNAFSSDRSRSCAPTKYQECSKLMMLKEEQYQNFQSRPELAPENSNSMDFFAVSAEGFGSRSGLSADRTSGYQVADLLGTNSESRTSFVNDSSSGSAEAFSTSALGSENVDHNVNGSEVYAEPPILQHDPGEATKFL; this is encoded by the exons ATGGTGAAGGCACAGAGTAAGGAATATTGTGCATTTGGTGGTGCAATTTTTCTGTGCAACCATCTGACCAGGAAGGAGTgctttgagagaaaaatatttggccTTGCTCCTTACTGTGCTGATTTTGTTGAGAAAGTTAAAGCTGGTACGACTTTATTCTTGTTTGATGTTGACCAGCGTAAGCTTCATGGGGTTTTTGAAGCAACTTCAGATGGAGCTGTGAACATTATTCCTGATGCATATATCTCAATTGGGCAGCAGTATCCTTCTCAG ATACGTTTCAAGAGAATTTGGTTTTGCGAGCCTTTGATGGAAGGTGAATTTCAAGATGCTGTCCGGAAAAGCTTTTCGATAAAAAACAAGTTTAGTTATGGTTTGTCACATCAACAG GTTGCAAAGCTTCTTCACTTATTTTCATCACGGAACAGATTGCAGTGTCCTCAGAATCCAAGGTTACAAGATGATGTCTCAAGGGAGTTTGAAATTTCTTCTCTGGTTAAAGAAACTGATATGCAGTCCAGTCCAAACAGCAGTTCATGTGGTTCATTCAGAAGCCCCTGTCAGACATGTTCCTCCTCCACACTTGGGGAGCATGCAGCATCCCTGGGTCACAAATTAATTGATCCCATGTCATTAGGGGAATCAGACATCTCTAATGTGGCTAAGTCGAACAGCTCAAAATCTCCCCTGCACACTGGAGCAGATGTAGGCATTGTCACCATACCCAGCAACCAAGAAGCAATGGATGAACAACCTACTGATGACTATATACCACTTCCGCAGGAGGAAGATGCTTTAGATGGTGTTGATGATCTATTTGGGTTGCTTGAAGATGAAAGGCACTCTTCCGAATATAAAGGTAGCAGTGACTCTGAAGATCATACTACTTTCCACCAAACTTGTGTTAGGAAGGGAGTTGAACGCTATCCACCCATGGTAAATTCCAAGCTCCGCTCTGACAGTGAAGGGCGGAAAAGTGTGTTTTCTCGGTTAGTGAGAGCGCATGAAACTTTTAGCCAAAGAAAAAGGTCTAAGACCAATGCATTTCCACCAAGGAGTGCTGAGTCTTTCAATCCCCTTTCCCAGCGAAAAAAACAGTGGAGGGCACCGCGTAACAGGCCTATTCCATGTCATAATGATGGAATGTTGGATATGCCTTCAACTGATAGGCTGAGCGGAGTTCCAGCATTGGATTATTCATTTTTCTGGAGTGACAATGGAAGATCCACCAAGTTCTCTGGAGTACATGAGAGCAGTGAGGTCAGTGTTAAAGAAGAAATGAGAACCCCTTCCTTGAATTTTAAGCAGCATGCTAACGATTCAAATGTTGGAGGAGGAGATCAGGATTTTGACAGTGAGGATGTTGAGGAAGCAGGAAGGAAGAAGATGCTAGCAACAGCATCCTTCCATCAAGAGTATCCAAGTGACACTGTATTGGTTCCTAAAGGCACCAAAGCTATGGATATTCTAGCAATATCTGATGGAAACTGTAAAGAGAAGAGCATCAGTTTGTCATCTAAGGGCACATATACTCAGGTAGCTAGACCTTATATGGAAACCAATGGGCTcctgcaagatgaacaatggcAAAGCATTCAAGGTTGCTTTGAATATGGTGAAGGTGTCACAAGTGATACATCATTGATTCTTGAAAGTTCTAAAACTATGGACTCATTGGCCCAGCAGACTTTTGGAGATAGGAAGGCTTTATCGAATGACGAAACTGGGAGCCATGTGGCTGCCAGTCATCTGGGAACTGAAACATCCTTCCAAGAGAAACAAACCCAAAGCGTTAGGAGATCCCACAGAGTGGTTAATAGTGATGAGATATTGCTCCTGGGAAAATTTGAAACTATGTATTTCTTACCGAACCATGTTGAAGATTGTGGAAACAAGAGAAGTTTGCCATCTGATGGGAGTGATAGACTTGTTGCTTCTTGTCATCGGGAAACTGAAATGTCCCTGCTGCAGAAACAAACTCCGAATGATCAGAGCTGCTCTGAAGTAGTTCACGATGATAAAGTGCTGGTTCCCGAAATCTCTGAAGTAATGTTCCTCAAGTTTGATGCAGACTCTGGAAACAAGGGTACAAGTTTGGGTTCTGATTATAGGGAAGAGGTATACAATCTTGTTAGAAACTGTCATGAAGTAGTCCCTAGTGATGTTGCGCCGGTTTTTGAAAGTTGTGGACCTCTTAGTAACTTCCCTATATTACATGGAGACAGTGCAAATAAGAATAGCTTATTGGAGGAAGCTTCAAAACATTTGTCTACTGGTCATCAAGATACCGCTATGCTCCTTCAGGACGAACATTACCACAGCTGCTGTGGTGATACTTCATCTGTTTTGGAGTATTCCACTGTGGACACAAGTACTGGGGATGAAGGCAGTGAACACAAGAACTCCTTCAATCAGAAAGATGAAGTTCTGTTCTCAGTGACTGGTTCTGAAGATCGTAGAAACACTACCAACGCATTCTCATCTGACAGAAGCCGAAGTTGTGCACCTACTAAGTATCAGGAATGCAGCAAACTCATGATGCTAAAAGAGGAGCAATATCAGAATTTCCAAAGCAGGCCTGAACTAGCCCCTGAAAACTCCAATTCTATGGACTTCTTTGCAGTCTCCGCTGAAGGCTTTGGAAGCAGGAGTGGGTTATCAGCTGATAGAACATCTGGTTATCAGGTTGCTGATCTTCTCGGAACGAACTCAGAGTCCAGAACAAGTTTCGTCAACGACTCTTCAAGCGGATCTGCCGAGGCTTTTAGTACTTCTGCTCTGGGTAGTGAAAATGTTGACCACAATGTCAACGGTTCAGAAGTCTACGCAGAGCCGCCCATACTTCAACATGATCCTGGGGAAGCCACGAAATTTCTGTGA
- the LOC133930251 gene encoding vesicle-associated membrane protein 711-like, whose amino-acid sequence MAIGRIPFAFLEDIHGRFVKTYGRAALTALAYTMNDEFSRVLSQQMDHYSNDPNADRINRMRGEINQVRSVMIDNIDKVLERGDRLELLVDKNISLRRFQHGVMAALILLLLVIIYVVLVFVCHGFTLPTCIR is encoded by the exons ATGGCCATAG GACGAATTCCCTTTGCATTTTTGGAGGATATCCATGGAAGATTTGTCAAGACATATGGTCGTGCTGCGCTGACAGCTCTTGCATACACAATGAACGATGAGTTCTCAAGGGTCCTGAGCCAGCAGATGGACCACTATTCAAATGACCCTAACGCAGATAGAATAAACCGTATGAGAGGCGAAATCAATCAG GTCCGTAGTGTTATGATCGATAACATCGATAAAGTCCTTGAAAGAGGTGATCGTTTGGAGCTCCTTGTTGACAAGAATATTTCATTAAGACGTTTCCAACATGGTGTTAT GGCCGCATTGATACTTCTTCTCCTGGTAATAATTTACGTCGTTCTTGTCTTCGTGTGTCATGGATTCACCTTACCTACTTGTATACGGTAA
- the LOC133930773 gene encoding uncharacterized protein LOC133930773: MELDSAAAEEKWRRKEREAAERTEEMEAEEGVGEEEEIERGGAEAEEEEEELADWGGGGGYKREEDGAIGWKGWKQKPHQRQPRAPVAAGQRAACWARGGRGRGGFHHRPWFGAKNLQHHKLNISHGPGVYGGAIIICNCMTKREFFKQKLFALPGYAATFIKKIRAGMLLFLFEHEERKLYGVFEATSDGALDILPDEFASLWKFWPAQVLFRRVWFCKPLTEAEFSDAITGNCLKPQMSFFGISYLQVLVLVNLFSSKMIRLQPYQKPKSRVLWDYKISLARTGQEFSLHTRSNAYPSRPASTFCNNRISLPQSGFMSAKHDGKFAAHKHECPLHPRPKTVPFKAPDIKDKCLEPDADYIPLELDDPDDWKSDSDADQSTLLGTVNFHSTLESTISYDDQVPKPFNGKHNEDDRYHSPVLNRRLISECETGRNSVIAHIMKESKSCLQSKGCKRKAIVQLDELSGVLSPRRNCSVAKKVSFSFGGNEILVTSDKVLRKPALAKNIEAVVEGKEVVGFSPEDNQSKERDVSAKMSKLINLSFAE; the protein is encoded by the exons ATGGAGCTGGattcggcggcggcggaggagaagTGGCGGCGGAAGGAGCGGGAGGCAGCGGAGCGCACCGAGGAgatggaggcggaggagggagtcggagaggaggaggagatcgagaGGGGAGGCGCggaagcggaggaggaggaggaggagctggcggACTGGGGCGGGGGAGGCGGGTACAAGCGGGAGGAGGACGGAGCGATCGGTTGGAAGGGGTGGAAGCAGAAGCCGCATCAGAGGCAGCCCCGCGCGCCGGTCGCAGCGGGGCAGCGCGCGGCATGCTGGGCGAGAGGcgggagggggagaggagggTTTCACCACCGCCCTTGGTTCGGCGCTAA GAATCTGCAACACCACAAATTGAACATCTCTCATGGACCTGGAGTATATGGTGGCGCTATTATCATCTGCAATTGTATGACTAAGCGGGAGTTCTTCAAGCAGAAACTTTTTGCCCTTCCGGGTTATGCTGCAACATTTATAAAGAAGATCAGGGCTGGTATGCTTCTCTTTCTGTTTGAGCATGAGGAGAGAAAACTTTATGGAGTGTTTGAAGCAACTTCAGATGGAGCGCTGGACATTCTTCCAGATGAATTTGCTTCGTTGTGGAAGTTTTGGCCAGCCCAG GTTCTTTTCAGAAGAGTTTGGTTTTGCAAGCCCCTAACTGAAGCTGAATTTTCTGATGCCATCACAGGAAATTGTCTCAAACCTCAAATGTCCTTCTTTGGTATATCATACCTACAG GTTTTGGTTCTTGTGAACCTATTTTCTTCAAAGATGATCCGCCTGCAGCCTTACCAAAAACCAAAATCAAGAGTTTTATGGGATTACAAGATTTCTTTGGCCCGTACAGGTCAAGAGTTCAGTTTACACACTCGTAGCAATGCCTACCCTAGTCGTCCGGCTTCTACATTTTGCAACAACAGAATCTCTTTACCGCAGAGTGGCTTCATGTCTGCCAAACATGATGGCAAGTTCGCTGCTCATAAACATGAGTGTCCTCTACACCCTCGGCCTAAGACTGTGCCCTTCAAAGCGCCAGATATCAAAGATAAATGCTTAGAGCCAGATGCTGATTATATACCACTTGAGCTAGATGATCCAGATGATTGGAAGTCTGACAGTGATGCAGATCAGTCAACTTTGTTGGGAACTGTAAACTTCCATTCGACATTAGAGAGTACCATCAGCTATGATGATCAAGTTCCCAAACCATTTAATGGAAAACACAATGAGGATGATAGGTATCATTCACCTGTGCTGAACCGAAGGCTCATTTCTGAATGTGAAACTGGTCGGAACAGCGTAATTGCTCACATTATGAAAGAGAGCAAATCATGTTTGCAATCCAAGGGGTGCAAAAGGAAGGCAATCGTCCAGCTTGATGAACTCTCAGGTGTTTTATCCCCAAGGAGAAATTGTAGCGTGGCAAAAAAGGTGTCATTTAGCTTTGGTGGCAATGAGATTTTGGTTACTTCTGATAAAGTATTGCGCAAGCCTGCACTTGCTAAGAACATAGAAGCAGTTGtagaaggaaaagaagtggTTGGTTTTTCACCTGAAGACAATCAGAGCAAGGAGAGAGATGTTTCAGCAAAGATGAGTAAGCTGATAAACCTATCCTTCGCAGAATGA
- the LOC133930771 gene encoding uncharacterized protein LOC133930771 has product MARGLRGVRDDLSELGRHLLDIACFLHPLLNPAHTDSPPATPTGRRARPRRSPSPHPAAPPSPSLLAGILSDLAEIGGSLRGGFSAAAPPQPDHPASATATAAEALQAASPPHPTPRAAAAQVADEVVGAARALAARPEAWIDFPVLALDENSIISDIQRDHMESIEKLVPNLASLRTRLCPSYMDEDVFWKIYFSLLESNINEHSSEEDNRSVPSSVHHVNEIESDSPPHVCEIESVKSNQEGYQSSDGHALTKTRSERSIDQWVFAKSKSEESMDQWSEIPSDVESFREGKRYLSSEELSDVDSANVVVMDKYMDSLLSDRRNLPYASSSVRRDSVRRKPASSTGYSHRPPQPPQPASLSKKESWDVIEDSEFDILDS; this is encoded by the exons ATGGCGCGCGGGCTGCGCGGCGTCCGCGACGATCTCTCCGAGCTGGGGCGGCACCTCCTCGACATCGCCTGCTTCCTCCACCCGCTCCTCAACCCCGCGCACACCGACTCCCCGCCGGCCACCCCCACTGGCCGCCGCGCGCGCCCCCGCCGCTCCCCGTCCCCGCACCCCGCCGCGCCGCCATCCCCGTCCCTCCTCGCCGGCATCCTCTCCGACCTCGCCGAGATAGGCGGCTCCCTCCGCGGCGgcttctccgccgccgcgccgccccaGCCTGACCACCCCGcttccgccaccgccaccgccgccgaggcCCTGCAGGCCGCGTCCCCGCCTCATCCTACTCctcgtgctgctgctgcgcaGGTTGCCGATGAGGTTGTGGGAGCAGCGCGTGCCCTTGCGGCGCGGCCCGAGGCGTGGATCGACTTCCCCGTGCTCGCCCTCGATGAGA ATTCTATAATCTCTGATATCCAAAGAGACCATATGGAATCCATTGAAAAACTTGTCCCAAATTTAGCGTCTCTACGGACTAGGCTCTGCCCTTCTTACATGGATGAAGACGTATTCTGGAAGATATACTTTAGTCTGCTTGAGTCGAACATAAATGAGCATAGTTCAGAG GAAGATAACCGGAGTGTGCCAAGTTCTGTGCATCACGTCAATGAGATAGAGTCAGATTCTCCGCCTCATGTCTGTGAGATAGAAAGTGTGAAAAGCAACCAAGAGGGCTATCAATCTTCAGATGGCCATGCTTTGACCAAGACAAGATCCGAGCGAAGCATTGACCAATGGGTGTTTGCAAAGTCGAAATCAGAGGAAAGCATGGATCAGTGGTCCGAAATACCTTCTGATGTGGAATCCTTTAGAGAAGGTAAAAGATACCTTAGTAGCGAGGAGTTGAGCGATGTGGATAGTGCCAATGTTGTGGTCATGGACAAATACATGGATTCACTTCTCTCTGACCGGAGGAACCTCCCATACGCTAGTTCCTCAGTTCGCCGGGATTCAGTAAGGCGAAAACCTGCTTCGTCCACTGGCTACAGCCACCGGCCTCCACAACCACCTCAGCCTGCATCGCTTTCCAAGAAGGAATCATGGGATGTCATCGAGGATTCAGAGTTTGATATACTTGACAGTTAG
- the LOC133930772 gene encoding uncharacterized protein LOC133930772 isoform X1 yields MLSRNSVNFGMVKAQSKEYCAFGGAIFLCNHLTRKECFERKIFGLAPYCADFVEKVKAGTTLFLFDVDQRKLHGVFEATSDGAVNIIPDAYISIGQQYPSQIRFKRIWFCEPLMEGEFQDAVRKSFSIKNKFSYGLSHQQVAKLLHLFSSRNRLQCPQNPRLQDDVSREFEISSLVKETDMQSSPNSSSCGSFRSPCQTCSSSTLGEHAASLGHKLIDPMSLGESDISNVAKSNSSKSPLHTGADVGIVTIPSNQEAMDEQPTDDYIPLPQEEDALDGVDDLFGLLEDERHSSEYKGSSDSEDHTTFHQTCVRKGVERYPPMVNSKLRSDSEGRKSVFSRLVRAHETFSQRKRSKTNAFPPRSAESFNPLSQRKKQWRAPRNRPIPCHNDGMLDMPSTDRLSGVPALDYSFFWSDNGRSTKFSGVHESSEVSVKEEMRTPSLNFKQHANDSNVGGGDQDFDSEDVEEAGRKKMLATASFHQEYPSDTVLVPKGTKAMDILAISDGNCKEKSISLSSKGTYTQVARPYMETNGLLQDEQWQSIQGCFEYGEGVTSDTSLILESSKTMDSLAQQTFGDRKALSNDETGSHVAASHLGTETSFQEKQTQSVRRSHRVVNSDEILLLGKFETMYFLPNHVEDCGNKRSLPSDGSDRLVASCHRETEMSLLQKQTPNDQSCSEVVHDDKVLVPEISEVMFLKFDADSGNKGTSLGSDYREEVYNLVRNCHEVVPSDVAPVFESCGPLSNFPILHGDSANKNSLLEEASKHLSTGHQDTAMLLQDEHYHSCCGDTSSVLEYSTVDTSTGDEGSEHKNSFNQKDEVLFSVTGSEDRRNTTNAFSSDRSRSCAPTKYQECSKLMMLKEEQYQNFQSRPELAPENSNSMDFFAVSAEGFGSRSGLSADRTSGYQVADLLGTNSESRTSFVNDSSSGSAEAFSTSALGSENVDHNVNGSEVYAEPPILQHDPGEATKFL; encoded by the exons ATGCTATCAAGGAATTCAGTGAATTTTGGAATGGTGAAGGCACAGAGTAAGGAATATTGTGCATTTGGTGGTGCAATTTTTCTGTGCAACCATCTGACCAGGAAGGAGTgctttgagagaaaaatatttggccTTGCTCCTTACTGTGCTGATTTTGTTGAGAAAGTTAAAGCTGGTACGACTTTATTCTTGTTTGATGTTGACCAGCGTAAGCTTCATGGGGTTTTTGAAGCAACTTCAGATGGAGCTGTGAACATTATTCCTGATGCATATATCTCAATTGGGCAGCAGTATCCTTCTCAG ATACGTTTCAAGAGAATTTGGTTTTGCGAGCCTTTGATGGAAGGTGAATTTCAAGATGCTGTCCGGAAAAGCTTTTCGATAAAAAACAAGTTTAGTTATGGTTTGTCACATCAACAG GTTGCAAAGCTTCTTCACTTATTTTCATCACGGAACAGATTGCAGTGTCCTCAGAATCCAAGGTTACAAGATGATGTCTCAAGGGAGTTTGAAATTTCTTCTCTGGTTAAAGAAACTGATATGCAGTCCAGTCCAAACAGCAGTTCATGTGGTTCATTCAGAAGCCCCTGTCAGACATGTTCCTCCTCCACACTTGGGGAGCATGCAGCATCCCTGGGTCACAAATTAATTGATCCCATGTCATTAGGGGAATCAGACATCTCTAATGTGGCTAAGTCGAACAGCTCAAAATCTCCCCTGCACACTGGAGCAGATGTAGGCATTGTCACCATACCCAGCAACCAAGAAGCAATGGATGAACAACCTACTGATGACTATATACCACTTCCGCAGGAGGAAGATGCTTTAGATGGTGTTGATGATCTATTTGGGTTGCTTGAAGATGAAAGGCACTCTTCCGAATATAAAGGTAGCAGTGACTCTGAAGATCATACTACTTTCCACCAAACTTGTGTTAGGAAGGGAGTTGAACGCTATCCACCCATGGTAAATTCCAAGCTCCGCTCTGACAGTGAAGGGCGGAAAAGTGTGTTTTCTCGGTTAGTGAGAGCGCATGAAACTTTTAGCCAAAGAAAAAGGTCTAAGACCAATGCATTTCCACCAAGGAGTGCTGAGTCTTTCAATCCCCTTTCCCAGCGAAAAAAACAGTGGAGGGCACCGCGTAACAGGCCTATTCCATGTCATAATGATGGAATGTTGGATATGCCTTCAACTGATAGGCTGAGCGGAGTTCCAGCATTGGATTATTCATTTTTCTGGAGTGACAATGGAAGATCCACCAAGTTCTCTGGAGTACATGAGAGCAGTGAGGTCAGTGTTAAAGAAGAAATGAGAACCCCTTCCTTGAATTTTAAGCAGCATGCTAACGATTCAAATGTTGGAGGAGGAGATCAGGATTTTGACAGTGAGGATGTTGAGGAAGCAGGAAGGAAGAAGATGCTAGCAACAGCATCCTTCCATCAAGAGTATCCAAGTGACACTGTATTGGTTCCTAAAGGCACCAAAGCTATGGATATTCTAGCAATATCTGATGGAAACTGTAAAGAGAAGAGCATCAGTTTGTCATCTAAGGGCACATATACTCAGGTAGCTAGACCTTATATGGAAACCAATGGGCTcctgcaagatgaacaatggcAAAGCATTCAAGGTTGCTTTGAATATGGTGAAGGTGTCACAAGTGATACATCATTGATTCTTGAAAGTTCTAAAACTATGGACTCATTGGCCCAGCAGACTTTTGGAGATAGGAAGGCTTTATCGAATGACGAAACTGGGAGCCATGTGGCTGCCAGTCATCTGGGAACTGAAACATCCTTCCAAGAGAAACAAACCCAAAGCGTTAGGAGATCCCACAGAGTGGTTAATAGTGATGAGATATTGCTCCTGGGAAAATTTGAAACTATGTATTTCTTACCGAACCATGTTGAAGATTGTGGAAACAAGAGAAGTTTGCCATCTGATGGGAGTGATAGACTTGTTGCTTCTTGTCATCGGGAAACTGAAATGTCCCTGCTGCAGAAACAAACTCCGAATGATCAGAGCTGCTCTGAAGTAGTTCACGATGATAAAGTGCTGGTTCCCGAAATCTCTGAAGTAATGTTCCTCAAGTTTGATGCAGACTCTGGAAACAAGGGTACAAGTTTGGGTTCTGATTATAGGGAAGAGGTATACAATCTTGTTAGAAACTGTCATGAAGTAGTCCCTAGTGATGTTGCGCCGGTTTTTGAAAGTTGTGGACCTCTTAGTAACTTCCCTATATTACATGGAGACAGTGCAAATAAGAATAGCTTATTGGAGGAAGCTTCAAAACATTTGTCTACTGGTCATCAAGATACCGCTATGCTCCTTCAGGACGAACATTACCACAGCTGCTGTGGTGATACTTCATCTGTTTTGGAGTATTCCACTGTGGACACAAGTACTGGGGATGAAGGCAGTGAACACAAGAACTCCTTCAATCAGAAAGATGAAGTTCTGTTCTCAGTGACTGGTTCTGAAGATCGTAGAAACACTACCAACGCATTCTCATCTGACAGAAGCCGAAGTTGTGCACCTACTAAGTATCAGGAATGCAGCAAACTCATGATGCTAAAAGAGGAGCAATATCAGAATTTCCAAAGCAGGCCTGAACTAGCCCCTGAAAACTCCAATTCTATGGACTTCTTTGCAGTCTCCGCTGAAGGCTTTGGAAGCAGGAGTGGGTTATCAGCTGATAGAACATCTGGTTATCAGGTTGCTGATCTTCTCGGAACGAACTCAGAGTCCAGAACAAGTTTCGTCAACGACTCTTCAAGCGGATCTGCCGAGGCTTTTAGTACTTCTGCTCTGGGTAGTGAAAATGTTGACCACAATGTCAACGGTTCAGAAGTCTACGCAGAGCCGCCCATACTTCAACATGATCCTGGGGAAGCCACGAAATTTCTGTGA